In a single window of the Arachis hypogaea cultivar Tifrunner chromosome 6, arahy.Tifrunner.gnm2.J5K5, whole genome shotgun sequence genome:
- the LOC112696260 gene encoding uncharacterized protein: protein MDTLLSSLLFFLSLFSIGSSQIQNFQQAFPIVEPDPGHTKLRLSREGLEAIERITNPIASVAVIGPYRSGKSFLLNQLLSLSCYEGFGVGHMRDTKTKGIWIWGTPIELDIDGVKTSVFYLDTEGFESVGKSNVYDDRIFALATVMSSVLIYNLPETIREADISRLSFAVELAEEFYGRVKGQDVAFEPAKLLWLIQRDFLQGKSVQQMVEEALRRVPNVNGDKNIDMVNQIRDSLAIMGDNSTAFSLPQPHLQRTKLCDMKDGDLEPLYVKRREQLKELVASIIRPKIVQGKSLNGKEFVSFLEQILEALNKGEIPSTGSLVEIFNKDILERCLKLYSERMGKLQLPLPEGSLQQSHDNSRGEAMRSFDQQHFGRHHAKKSVTQLDEEIQKVYRNVILKNEYQSSKLCEALYTNCEDMMDQLQVLRLPSMAKFNAGLQKCNHSFEHECVGPSKTNYEQRMMKMLGKSKSQFIKDYNQRLFNWLVAFSLVMVVIGRFIVKFILIEMGAWLLFIFLETYTRMFWSAESLYYNPVWHFIVATWETLVYSPVLDLDRWAIPLGVIVSLFVLYWRCYGKRKHGSRWILPLYSNNKNGRSRPRSD, encoded by the exons ATGGACACCCTTCTCTCATCTCTTCTATTCTTTCTCTCcctcttttcaattgggtcctcGCAGATTCAGAATTTTCAACAGGC GTTTCCCATTGTGGAGCCTGATCCTGGTCATACAAAACTTAGACTTTCAAGAGAAGGTTTGGAGGCTATTGAGAGAATAACAAACCCCATTGCATCAGTGGCA GTGATTGGACCATATCGCTCTGGAAAATCTTTCTTGCTTAATcaacttctttctctttcttgttaTGAAG GTTTTGGTGTTGGGCACATGCGTGATACCAAGACAAAAG GAATATGGATTTGGGGAACCCCAATAGAGTTGGATATTGATGGAGTAAAAACTTCCGTATTTTACCTTGATACAGAAGGATTTGAAAGTGTTGGAAAATCAAATGTATATGATGATCG GATATTTGCTCTGGCAACTGTCATGAGTTCCGTGCTTATCTATAATCTGCCTGAGACG ATACGCGAAGCTGACATTTCTCGGCTCTCTTTTGCGGTTGAGCTTGCTGAAGAATTTTATGGGAG AGTGAAG GGCCAAGATGTTGCATTTGAACCTGCGAAGCTCTTGTGGCTTATACAACGTGATTTTTTGC AAGGGAAGTCAGTGCAACAAATGGTGGAAGAAGCTCTTCGAAGAGTCCCCAATGTCAATG GGGACAAAAATATTGATATG GTCAATCAGATACGGGACTCATTGGCTATAATGGGTGACAATAGTACTGCCTTTAGCTTACCACAA CCGCATCTCCAGCGGACAAAGCTCTGTGATATGAAGGATGGGGACCTTGAACCATTATATGTAAAAAGAAGGGAGCAACTCAAAGAGCTTGTTGCTAGCATAATCCGTCCAAAGATTGTTCAAGGAAAATCTCTAAATGGGAAAGAGTTTGTTTCCTTCCTGGAGCAG ATACTTGAAGCCTTGAACAAAGGAGAGATCCCATCGACTGGTTCTCTTGTGGAGATTTTCAACAAGGATATTCTTGAAAGATGTCTTAAATTATACAGTGAAAGGATGGGAAAATTGCAACTACCTCTTCCAGAGGGATCTCTGCAACAGTCCCATGATAACTCCAGAGGTGAAGCCATGCGATCCTTTGATCAGCAACATTTTGGTCGTCACCATGCTAAGAAATCAGTGACACAACTGGATGAAGAAATACAGAAG GTATATAGGAATGtcattttaaaaaatgaataccAATCTTCAAAGCTATGCGAGGCATTGTACACCAATTGCGAGGACATGATGGATCAGCTTCAGGTTCTCAGACTACCTTCCATGGCAAAGTTTAATGCGGGATTGCAGAAATGCAATCATAGTTTTGAGCACGAGTGTGTCGGACCGTCGAAAACAAACTACGAGCAGCGCATGATGAAG ATGTTGGGGAAATCTAAGTCTCAATTTATAAAGGATTATAACCAAAGGCTTTTTAATTGGTTGGTGGCCTTCTCCCTCGTCATGGTCGTGATTGGCCGCTTTATTGTAAAGTTCATTTTGATCGAAATGGGAGCATGGTTACTTTTTATATTTCTCGAGACCTACACAAGGATGTTTTGGTCAGCAGAGTCACTGTACTATAATCCAGTTTGGCATTTTATAGTTGCAACATGGGAAACTCTTGTTTATAGCCCAGTTCTTGATCTTGACAG ATGGGCTATTCCCCTTGGTGTAATTGTGTCCTTATTCGTTCTTTATTGGCGTTGTTATGGGAAAAGGAAACATGGATCACGGTGGATACTACCTTTATATAGCAACAACAAGAACGGCCGGAGTCGACCAAGATCAGATTAG